From a region of the Vibrio ostreae genome:
- a CDS encoding DEAD/DEAH box helicase, whose translation MTDKTQQATFADLGLIPTLVERLAALEYNQPTPIQSYAIPHVLDGRDMIGGANTGSGKTAAFSLPILQKVLQQSESNERRGNVVSHLILVPTRELASQVAYSVKSYSYHLRDKIKTVAVFGGVSVNPQMLALRGGSDIIVATPGRLLDLVSSNAIKLDQVKTLVLDEADRMLSLGFTEELNKILALLPEKKQTLLFSATFPDKVTTLAQHLLNDPVEVQLQSAEASTLVQRVFSVNKGEKTAVLAHLIKQHQWRQTLIFVNAKNACNHLAQKLSKRGITAEVFHGDKGQGARIRVLEGFKSGEIQVLIATDIAARGLDIEKLPVVINFDLPRSPADYMHRIGRSGRAGEVGLGLSLIDYDDYHHFKVIEKKNKFQLEREQVKGFEVEDDQSEAYFAPMKPRAKPAGTGKNKKTRNQ comes from the coding sequence CAGCGTTAGAATATAACCAACCAACACCGATTCAATCCTATGCCATTCCTCATGTGCTTGACGGCCGGGATATGATAGGCGGGGCCAATACAGGTTCAGGTAAAACCGCCGCTTTCTCACTGCCCATTCTGCAGAAAGTTCTGCAGCAAAGTGAATCCAATGAGCGTCGTGGCAACGTCGTTTCTCATCTGATTTTGGTTCCGACTCGTGAGCTGGCATCGCAGGTGGCTTATAGCGTCAAATCCTACTCATATCATCTGAGAGATAAAATCAAAACGGTTGCCGTCTTTGGTGGTGTATCCGTGAACCCTCAAATGCTGGCCCTGCGCGGAGGTAGTGACATCATTGTTGCTACGCCTGGACGGCTGCTTGATCTGGTCTCGAGTAACGCGATTAAGCTCGACCAGGTCAAAACGCTCGTGCTCGATGAAGCTGACCGTATGTTGAGCTTAGGATTTACCGAAGAACTCAATAAGATTCTTGCTTTACTGCCCGAGAAGAAACAGACACTGCTATTTTCGGCAACCTTCCCTGATAAAGTCACCACTTTGGCTCAGCACTTACTGAACGATCCGGTTGAAGTTCAGCTTCAGAGTGCAGAAGCCAGCACTTTGGTGCAGCGCGTGTTTAGTGTCAATAAAGGTGAGAAGACGGCAGTACTCGCACACCTCATCAAACAGCATCAATGGCGACAGACTTTAATCTTTGTGAACGCTAAGAATGCCTGTAACCACTTAGCGCAAAAACTGTCAAAGCGTGGCATCACAGCGGAAGTTTTCCATGGTGACAAAGGACAGGGCGCTCGTATTCGTGTGCTTGAGGGCTTTAAGTCGGGTGAAATTCAAGTCCTGATCGCTACCGATATCGCCGCGCGCGGTCTTGATATTGAAAAACTGCCCGTGGTGATTAACTTCGATCTTCCGCGCAGTCCTGCCGACTATATGCACCGAATCGGGCGCAGTGGCCGTGCGGGTGAAGTGGGCCTCGGTCTGTCTCTTATCGATTACGATGACTACCACCACTTTAAGGTGATAGAAAAGAAAAACAAGTTCCAGCTTGAACGCGAGCAGGTCAAGGGCTTTGAAGTGGAAGACGATCAAAGTGAAGCCTACTTTGCACCCATGAAACCACGGGCAAAGCCAGCCGGTACAGGTAAAAACAAGAAAACGCGTAATCAGTAG